The following nucleotide sequence is from bacterium BMS3Abin11.
ACCTTGTGTGACTGATTCTAAAAAAAGAGATTGCCGCACTTCGGTGCTCATGAACGCAAGGATGGCGAAGCCTTCCTGCAGGAAATGCCCGAAGTGTGCAATGACGGATTTCTTTGATTTAATCAGAGCTTCCTTAGGTTATAATCATCCGGTATCAAAACTAAATGAAAAGTGGAGCAGGGGTTGATGTCAGAGTTTGAGAACGAAATAGCCGAGATGATTATTGAAGTGCTAAATCTTGAAGATATCTCGGTAAAAGATATCGAACCGGAGGCTCCATTATTTAACGAAGGCCTTAGTCTGGATTCTATCGATGCCCTGGAACTTGCACTGGCCATCTCTCAGCGCTACGGTTTTCAGGTCAAAGCCGATGACGCCGACAACAAAAATATTTTTAGCTCATTACATGCACTCGCCGGGCATATAGAAGCAAATCGGGCAGGCTGATTTATGGGCCCCTCTATATAATTCTGGATATGACAGGTTTTGAATCATTATCTGATATATCCAGAATTAATAGAGGTGCCTATATAGAATGAACAGGCAAATACAGGTGCTTTTCCCCTTGTTGCTCCTCACCTATCCGTTAGTACTCCATTTCAGCATTTATTCGGGCCATATTGACCTGGTGGTCATCTATATGGCTTTCCTGCTAAGTTTTCCATTTTTGTCTGTTGTGCTTAGATGGAGGAGGCCCAAACCCTGGCAGGTTATCGCGGTCGCACTGGCAATAATTCTGGTGATTTCAGCAGAGGGCAATGAACAGTATATCGTTAAGTTCGTTCCATTAAGTGTGAATGCTATTTTACTGTGGTTTTTCGCCTCAACACTAGTAAGTGGCAGGACACCGCTGGTAACCCGCTTTGCCAGCCTGATGCGTGATGATATGCCACCTGCCGTTCTGGTCTATACGCGCCGGGCAACTATTGCATGGGCGATTTATTTCCTGGTGATGCTCATAGCTTCATTACTGTTTGCTTTCTATGCCCCCATTGAGATGTGGTCTTTTTTTAGCAACATTCTCAGTTATGTCCTTCTGCTGATGATGTTCCTGGCTGAATTTACAGTGCGAAGAATGTTTCTACATGAACATATGGACTACACATTTGCCGAGTTTATTCAACGTCTATGGAATGTAGACTTCAGCAGTATTTTCAGGCAGTGAACCAGTACCCATTAATAGCCAGAAATGATTTCGACCAGGTCTGGATCTTTACAGCAGGAGACCAGCTAACTGTCGGTGAAGTTTTATTCCGGGCAAGAACCCTGTCACAGATATTGCCTGATCATCGATACTGTCTTTTGCTTTGTGAGCATCGCATCAATTTTATTATTGGTTTTCTGGCGGCTCTGTGGTGTAAGCAGACCGTACTATTACCGCCAAACCGGTCACCCGAAGTCACACAGTCACTGCTTAGTGAATATCCTGATAGTGGGTGTCTGACAGATACTGATGACAAAGTCAGCAATGCAGAGACATTACTTTATGATTATGTCACTGCTACGCAGGGTTCTATTTCTGAGATTCCCCTGATTGATTCCAGGCAACTGGCCTGTCTGGTGTTCACTTCGGGCAGCACTGGTAAGCCTGCAGCCAACGCAAAATTCTGGGGTGACCTTGTTCAGGGGGTAAGACTTCTACAATTACGCTATGACTTTAATGAAGAAGATTATTTAGTGGCAACGGTGCCTGCGCAGCACATGTACGGACTGGAAACTACGGTTTTACTACCGATGATGAGTCCTGTATCTGTATACGGCGGCATGCCTTTCTTCCCGGAAGATATTCGCCGGGCACTGTCACTATCCAGTAAAAAGGCGACACTGTTAAGCACCCCCCTGCACCTGCGAGTTTGTGTGCAGGCTGGACTAAGCTGGCCTGAACTGCGTCAGCTAATTTCTGCTACCGCACCATTGAGCAGGGAAGATGCAGGCCGAGCGGAACGTGAGTTTG
It contains:
- a CDS encoding acyl carrier protein — protein: MSEFENEIAEMIIEVLNLEDISVKDIEPEAPLFNEGLSLDSIDALELALAISQRYGFQVKADDADNKNIFSSLHALAGHIEANRAG